One genomic segment of Caldimonas brevitalea includes these proteins:
- a CDS encoding TA system antitoxin ParD family protein, producing MSSKSIRIHTELFERARAHGEVVSRSAAQQVEHWARLGAAVEAAGLTVTDVVEMLRSHQASSASLSPASEQELWSFKRAQQSQDLEAVTARRASNDQMSWFAGGKAKAAKLVGSPY from the coding sequence ATGTCTTCCAAGTCCATCCGCATCCACACCGAGCTGTTTGAACGGGCCCGGGCACACGGCGAAGTGGTATCCCGGTCCGCCGCGCAACAGGTGGAGCACTGGGCGCGACTTGGGGCAGCCGTCGAGGCAGCCGGCCTGACGGTGACGGACGTCGTAGAGATGCTGCGCAGTCACCAGGCGAGCTCGGCGTCATTGTCTCCAGCGAGTGAACAAGAGCTCTGGTCGTTCAAGCGCGCGCAGCAAAGTCAGGACCTCGAAGCGGTCACAGCCCGGCGAGCCTCGAACGATCAAATGAGCTGGTTTGCAGGCGGCAAAGCGAAAGCCGCCAAGTTGGTAGGGTCCCCGTATTGA
- a CDS encoding asparaginase, whose translation MTPRLVQILSQSLLSVALALGSGALWAQAARKPQVVIVATGGTIAGAGASATNSATYQAAKVPVDKLIAGIPELAQVAQVRGEQAFQIASESFTNEQLVELARRVSSLAKNPALDGIVITHGTDTLEETSFFLNLVVKTDKPIVLVGSMRPGTSMSADGMLNLYNAVVVAGSPEARGKGTLVVMNDQIHSGRDVTKRVNIQTNAFYSQWGPLGMVVEGKTFWFRSPVKRHTTASEFDIDAVTALPAVHIVYGSGSMSPELYQAAAKAGAQAIVHAGTGNGSVPNYAVDMLKALRSQGLHIVRSSRVGDGFVLRNSEQPDDRYDWVVAHDLNPQKAKILAALALTKTRDAKELQRMFWEY comes from the coding sequence ATGACCCCAAGACTCGTGCAGATCCTCTCGCAATCCCTGCTGTCCGTCGCGCTGGCGCTCGGCAGCGGCGCGCTGTGGGCACAGGCCGCCCGCAAGCCGCAGGTGGTGATCGTCGCCACCGGCGGCACCATCGCAGGGGCCGGCGCATCGGCCACGAACAGCGCCACCTACCAGGCGGCCAAGGTGCCGGTCGACAAGCTGATCGCGGGCATTCCCGAGCTGGCCCAGGTGGCGCAGGTGCGCGGCGAGCAGGCGTTCCAGATCGCGTCTGAAAGCTTCACCAATGAACAACTGGTCGAGTTGGCGCGGCGCGTCTCGTCACTGGCGAAGAACCCGGCCTTGGACGGCATCGTGATCACCCACGGCACCGACACGCTGGAAGAGACCTCATTCTTCCTGAACCTGGTCGTCAAGACCGACAAGCCCATCGTGCTGGTCGGCTCGATGCGCCCCGGCACCTCGATGTCGGCCGACGGCATGCTCAACCTCTACAACGCGGTGGTGGTGGCGGGCAGCCCCGAGGCACGCGGCAAGGGCACGCTGGTGGTGATGAACGACCAGATCCACTCCGGCCGCGATGTCACCAAGCGGGTCAACATCCAGACCAACGCCTTCTACAGCCAGTGGGGACCGCTGGGCATGGTGGTCGAAGGCAAGACCTTCTGGTTCAGGTCGCCGGTGAAGCGGCACACCACCGCGTCGGAGTTCGACATCGACGCCGTCACCGCCCTGCCCGCCGTCCACATCGTCTACGGCTCAGGCAGCATGAGCCCCGAGTTGTACCAGGCCGCGGCCAAGGCCGGCGCGCAGGCCATCGTGCACGCGGGCACCGGCAACGGCTCGGTGCCGAACTACGCGGTGGACATGCTGAAGGCGCTGCGCTCGCAGGGCCTGCACATCGTGCGCTCCTCCCGGGTGGGCGACGGCTTCGTGCTGCGCAACTCCGAGCAGCCGGACGACCGCTACGACTGGGTGGTCGCGCACGACCTGAACCCGCAGAAGGCAAAGATCCTGGCGGCGCTGGCCTTGACCAAGACACGCGACGCCAAGGAGCTGCAACGCATGTTCTGGGAGTACTGA
- a CDS encoding IclR family transcriptional regulator domain-containing protein, whose translation MDAHNTSFTIQKRDFIAGLEKGLAVIEAFDQPQSRLSMTEVATRTGLTRAAARRYLLTLTQLGYVSYDGRMFSLAPKVLRLGQSYMHSARLPRIVHPQLHKLAQTLQEASAAGVLDANDVICVAATTAGRLVSTHLAPGTRVPAYCTANGRVLLAALPPERVDAWLEHQTLHPLTSHTVTSKERLRVEIARARALGYATVDQELEPGLRTLSVPLKNLRGDTVAAINVSVHAARMSVTELQERCLPALLQAQAQIRNLL comes from the coding sequence ATGGATGCGCACAACACGTCTTTCACGATACAAAAGCGCGATTTCATCGCCGGGCTCGAAAAGGGCCTGGCGGTCATCGAAGCCTTCGATCAGCCCCAGTCCCGGCTGTCGATGACCGAGGTGGCCACGCGCACCGGGCTCACGCGTGCCGCCGCGCGGCGCTACCTGCTGACCCTGACCCAGCTTGGCTATGTGTCATACGACGGCCGCATGTTCTCGCTGGCGCCCAAGGTGCTGCGGCTGGGCCAGTCGTACATGCACTCGGCCCGGCTGCCGCGCATCGTCCACCCTCAGCTGCACAAGCTCGCGCAGACCCTGCAGGAAGCGTCCGCGGCCGGTGTGCTCGACGCCAACGATGTGATCTGTGTGGCGGCCACCACCGCCGGCCGGCTCGTGTCCACCCACCTGGCGCCCGGCACTCGGGTGCCGGCCTATTGCACCGCCAACGGCCGGGTGCTGCTGGCCGCGCTGCCGCCGGAGCGTGTCGACGCCTGGCTCGAACATCAGACCTTGCATCCGTTGACCAGCCACACCGTGACGAGCAAGGAACGCCTGCGCGTCGAGATCGCGCGGGCGCGGGCCCTCGGCTATGCCACGGTCGACCAGGAGCTGGAGCCCGGCCTGCGTACGCTGTCGGTGCCGCTGAAGAACCTGCGCGGAGACACGGTTGCCGCGATCAACGTCAGCGTGCATGCCGCCCGCATGTCGGTGACCGAATTGCAAGAGCGCTGCCTGCCCGCCCTGCTGCAGGCGCAGGCGCAGATCCGCAACCTGCTGTAG
- a CDS encoding IclR family transcriptional regulator: MPNPSVEQEGPEPGETAGDAGERPEPGDSYVQSFARGLSVVRSFSAAAPAQTITEVAQRAGLTRAGARRILHTMQHLGYVETEGRLFRLTPKILDLGFAYLSSLPLWNLAQPVMEDLVQDVKESCSAAVLDGPDIVYVLRVPTHKIMAINLGVGSRLPAYCTSMGRVLLAGLSPERLDACLARSELKPRTSKTLTDPERLREAVAQVGQQGWALVAEELEEGLVSLAAPIRGRHGEVAAAINISGQSRHTPPDVMLERFLPKLLDAAARISGMIGYQP, translated from the coding sequence ATCCCCAACCCTTCCGTGGAGCAAGAGGGCCCCGAGCCGGGCGAAACAGCGGGCGACGCTGGTGAGCGCCCTGAGCCGGGCGACAGCTATGTGCAGTCGTTTGCGCGCGGCTTGTCGGTGGTGCGCAGCTTCAGCGCCGCGGCACCGGCGCAGACCATCACCGAAGTGGCCCAGCGCGCTGGCCTCACCCGTGCCGGGGCGCGGCGCATTCTGCACACGATGCAGCATCTGGGCTATGTCGAGACCGAAGGCCGGTTGTTCCGGCTGACGCCCAAGATCCTCGACCTCGGCTTCGCCTATCTCAGTTCGCTGCCGCTGTGGAACCTCGCGCAGCCGGTGATGGAAGATCTGGTGCAAGACGTCAAGGAATCGTGTTCGGCAGCGGTCCTGGACGGCCCGGACATCGTCTACGTGTTGCGGGTGCCGACCCACAAGATCATGGCGATCAACCTCGGGGTCGGCAGCCGACTGCCGGCCTATTGCACCTCGATGGGCCGGGTGCTGCTGGCCGGCCTGTCGCCCGAGCGGCTCGACGCCTGCCTCGCGCGCAGCGAGTTGAAGCCGCGCACCTCGAAGACGCTGACCGACCCCGAGCGGCTGCGTGAGGCGGTGGCGCAGGTGGGTCAACAGGGCTGGGCGCTGGTGGCCGAAGAACTGGAAGAAGGGCTGGTGTCGCTCGCGGCGCCGATCCGCGGCCGGCATGGCGAGGTGGCCGCGGCGATCAACATCAGCGGTCAGTCTCGTCACACCCCACCCGACGTGATGCTGGAGCGGTTTCTGCCGAAGTTGCTCGATGCGGCCGCCCGTATCAGCGGCATGATCGGCTACCAGCCCTGA
- a CDS encoding IclR family transcriptional regulator has protein sequence MEDDKHDKDRRGIQSIEVGGQLLLALAHQGRAMALKDLARAAGMAPAKAHPYLVSFGKLGLIEQDRLSGHYGLGPLALQLGLISLQQADPVRVATPLIADLAQQIGHSVAIAVWGTRGPTVVRLEESPTPVHVNMRHGTVVSVTDTASGRLFAAYLPTDKVRAVLDEERRREAWERERAGAVAPVASALPTWEAFAPQLDEVRAHRMSRSEGAVIEGISAMSAPVFDHTGAMVLAVTAIGPSGTFDTRWEGPIAQALRQCAGAIGRRLGGSA, from the coding sequence GTGGAAGACGACAAGCACGACAAGGACCGGCGCGGCATCCAGAGCATCGAGGTCGGCGGCCAGCTGCTGCTGGCCCTGGCGCACCAGGGCCGGGCGATGGCACTGAAGGACCTGGCCCGCGCCGCCGGCATGGCCCCCGCCAAAGCCCACCCCTATCTGGTGAGTTTCGGCAAGCTGGGCCTGATCGAACAGGACCGCCTCAGCGGCCACTATGGGCTCGGTCCGCTGGCCCTGCAACTCGGTTTGATCAGCCTGCAGCAGGCCGACCCGGTGCGCGTCGCGACACCCTTGATCGCCGACCTTGCACAGCAGATCGGGCACAGCGTGGCCATCGCCGTGTGGGGCACGCGCGGGCCGACGGTGGTGCGGCTGGAGGAATCGCCGACGCCCGTGCATGTCAACATGCGGCATGGCACCGTCGTATCGGTGACCGACACCGCCTCGGGGCGCTTGTTTGCCGCCTATCTGCCCACCGACAAGGTGCGTGCCGTGCTCGACGAAGAGCGACGGCGCGAAGCGTGGGAACGCGAGCGTGCCGGCGCGGTAGCGCCGGTCGCATCCGCCCTGCCCACCTGGGAGGCGTTCGCGCCGCAACTCGACGAGGTCCGCGCGCACCGCATGAGCCGTTCGGAAGGCGCGGTGATCGAGGGCATCAGCGCGATGTCGGCGCCCGTGTTCGACCACACCGGCGCGATGGTGCTGGCCGTCACCGCAATTGGGCCGTCAGGCACTTTCGACACGCGCTGGGAAGGGCCGATCGCGCAAGCCCTGCGGCAATGCGCGGGTGCGATCGGGCGGCGTCTCGGCGGCTCTGCATGA
- the hmgA gene encoding homogentisate 1,2-dioxygenase: MTVTPLSYQSGFGNEFATEALPGALPQGRNSPQRAPYDLYPELISGTAFTAPRTVNRRSWLYRCRPSVVAGRYRAYARPWWRSGAGAGAGGPVAPEPLRWHPFPIPDEPLDFIDGLRTLVANGDVEMQTGMAAHVYLANRSMQGRALVNADGEMLLVPQQGRLFITTELGVLDVKPGEIVVVPRGIVFKVDLPDGPSRGYVCENYGAFFRLPELGPIGSNGLANARDFQTPVAAYERGEVSYELVKKFGGALWSAPMSHSPFNVVAWHGNLAPYKYDTANFMTIGSISHDHPDPSIFTVLTSPSDTPGTANCDFVIFPPRWLVAEDTFRPPWYHRNLMSEFMGLVYGQYDAKPEGFKPGGASLHNCMVPHGPDTEAFEKASQAELQPHKLEHTLAFMFESRWRFVPTDYALTGGALDTNYAECWQGLAQRFKEI, translated from the coding sequence ATGACCGTCACGCCCCTGTCCTACCAGAGCGGGTTCGGCAACGAGTTCGCCACCGAAGCGTTGCCGGGCGCGCTGCCCCAAGGCCGCAACAGTCCGCAGCGCGCGCCCTACGACCTCTACCCCGAGCTGATCTCGGGCACCGCCTTCACGGCGCCGCGTACCGTCAATCGGCGCAGCTGGCTCTACCGCTGCCGCCCCTCGGTGGTGGCAGGCCGCTACCGCGCGTATGCGCGACCGTGGTGGCGCAGCGGGGCCGGCGCCGGTGCCGGTGGGCCGGTGGCGCCCGAGCCGCTGCGCTGGCACCCGTTTCCCATCCCCGACGAGCCGCTGGATTTCATCGACGGCCTGCGCACGCTCGTGGCCAACGGCGATGTCGAGATGCAGACCGGCATGGCGGCGCATGTCTACCTCGCCAACCGCTCGATGCAAGGTCGCGCGCTTGTCAATGCCGACGGTGAGATGCTGCTGGTGCCGCAGCAGGGGCGCTTGTTCATCACGACCGAGCTGGGCGTGCTCGACGTGAAGCCCGGCGAGATCGTGGTGGTGCCGCGCGGCATCGTGTTCAAGGTCGACCTGCCGGACGGGCCGTCGCGCGGCTATGTCTGCGAGAACTACGGCGCCTTCTTCCGGCTGCCCGAGCTGGGCCCGATCGGCTCCAACGGCCTGGCCAATGCGCGCGATTTCCAGACCCCGGTGGCGGCCTACGAACGCGGCGAGGTGAGCTACGAGCTGGTCAAGAAGTTCGGCGGCGCGTTGTGGTCGGCGCCGATGTCGCACAGCCCCTTCAACGTGGTGGCCTGGCACGGCAACCTGGCGCCGTACAAGTACGACACGGCCAATTTCATGACGATAGGCTCGATCAGCCACGACCATCCCGATCCGTCGATCTTCACGGTGCTGACCTCGCCCTCGGACACACCCGGCACGGCCAACTGCGACTTCGTGATCTTCCCGCCGCGCTGGCTGGTGGCCGAAGACACGTTCCGCCCGCCCTGGTACCACCGCAACCTGATGAGCGAGTTCATGGGGCTGGTCTATGGCCAGTACGACGCCAAGCCCGAAGGCTTCAAGCCGGGGGGGGCGTCGCTGCACAACTGCATGGTGCCGCACGGGCCCGACACCGAGGCCTTCGAAAAGGCCAGCCAGGCCGAACTGCAGCCGCACAAGCTCGAGCACACACTGGCCTTCATGTTCGAGAGCCGCTGGCGGTTCGTGCCGACCGACTACGCGCTGACGGGCGGAGCGCTCGACACCAACTACGCGGAATGCTGGCAGGGCCTGGCACAGCGTTTCAAGGAGATATGA
- the fahA gene encoding fumarylacetoacetase, with the protein MYTLDETHDPDRTSWVGSANAPDTDFPIQNLPIGVFRRRGSAERWRPGVAIGDQVVDLFAARDAQLLPADVAASLAGCEHGELNTFMARGAPARAFLRRALSEALRSGSPEQAALSPCLVPQAEIEHALPCRIGDYTDFYTGIHHATAVGKLFRPDNPLLPNYKWVPIGYHGRSSSIGVSGQQFRRPVGQTKGAGEVPEFGPSRRLDYELEVGALVGCGNEPGEAIEIERAESHLFGLVLLNDWSARDLQAWEYQPLGPFLAKNFATTISPWIVTMEALAPFRSAWTRDVADPQPLPYLDSADNRRQGAVDLRLEVWLQTAAMREAGLPPERLMASNFRDAYWTLAQMVAHHSVNGCNLMPGDLLGSGTQSGPGEGEGGSLLELSRGGQTPVRLSNGETRTFLADGDTVLLRARCERDGFRRIGFGDCAGTVLPARVR; encoded by the coding sequence ATGTACACCCTCGACGAAACCCACGACCCGGACCGCACCAGCTGGGTCGGCAGCGCCAACGCGCCGGACACCGACTTCCCGATCCAGAACCTGCCGATCGGCGTGTTCCGTCGGCGCGGCAGCGCCGAACGCTGGCGCCCCGGCGTGGCGATCGGCGACCAAGTGGTGGATCTGTTCGCCGCGCGCGACGCGCAGCTGTTGCCGGCGGACGTCGCGGCATCGCTTGCCGGCTGCGAGCACGGCGAACTGAACACCTTCATGGCACGCGGTGCGCCGGCACGTGCCTTCTTGCGGCGCGCCTTGTCGGAGGCGCTGCGCAGCGGCAGCCCGGAGCAGGCCGCGCTGTCGCCATGCCTCGTGCCGCAGGCCGAGATCGAGCATGCGCTGCCCTGCCGCATCGGCGACTACACCGACTTCTACACCGGCATTCACCACGCCACCGCCGTCGGCAAGCTGTTCCGTCCCGACAACCCGCTGCTGCCCAACTACAAGTGGGTGCCGATTGGCTACCACGGCCGCTCGTCGTCGATCGGCGTCAGTGGCCAGCAGTTCCGGCGCCCGGTCGGCCAGACCAAGGGGGCCGGCGAGGTGCCGGAGTTCGGCCCGTCCCGGCGGCTCGACTACGAGCTGGAGGTGGGCGCACTGGTGGGCTGCGGCAACGAGCCGGGCGAGGCGATCGAGATCGAGCGGGCCGAATCGCATCTGTTCGGGCTGGTGCTGCTGAACGACTGGTCCGCGCGCGACCTGCAGGCCTGGGAGTACCAACCGCTCGGGCCCTTCCTGGCCAAGAACTTCGCCACCACGATCTCGCCCTGGATCGTCACGATGGAGGCGCTGGCGCCGTTCCGCAGCGCCTGGACCCGCGACGTCGCCGACCCCCAACCCTTGCCCTATCTCGACAGTGCCGACAACCGCCGCCAGGGCGCGGTGGACCTGAGGCTCGAGGTGTGGCTGCAGACGGCGGCGATGCGCGAGGCCGGGTTGCCGCCCGAGCGCCTGATGGCGTCCAACTTCCGCGACGCCTACTGGACCCTCGCGCAAATGGTGGCCCACCACAGCGTCAACGGCTGCAACCTGATGCCGGGCGACCTGCTCGGCTCGGGCACGCAGTCCGGGCCCGGCGAAGGCGAGGGCGGTTCGCTGCTGGAACTGTCGCGCGGCGGCCAGACGCCGGTGCGGTTGTCGAACGGAGAAACACGCACCTTCCTGGCCGACGGGGATACTGTGCTGCTGCGGGCGCGCTGCGAGCGCGACGGCTTTCGGCGCATCGGCTTTGGCGACTGCGCCGGCACGGTGCTGCCAGCCCGCGTGCGCTGA
- a CDS encoding TRAP transporter substrate-binding protein — MKTRLIRRGCALLLLLLAAGLMGSAQAQQVTLKVHHFWNPQAMPPTRILKPWCDRIAAESNQRLKCQVFPAMQLGGTPAQLIDQAKDGVVDIVFTLPGYTAGRFPVMEVFELPFMTHSAEAGARAAWDFHAKYAQREFGGLKPLLFSLHDEGYLHTRDKPVKTLADLKGLKLRAPTRMTNKLLATLGATPVAMPLPAVAEAVNKGVIDGFLLPWEVMPSVKLQEMVKFHAETDPARPALYSALFVLAMNAAKYQSLPPDLKAVIDRNSGAGLSAQAGKAWDESQAVGRLPAVERGNRLHTIPATEIDQWIEASAPLYAEWVAGMNKLGLPGQQMLQDARDLLAKYKK; from the coding sequence ATGAAGACGAGGCTCATCCGACGAGGCTGCGCACTGTTGCTGCTGCTGCTCGCCGCGGGCCTGATGGGGTCGGCCCAGGCCCAGCAGGTCACGCTCAAGGTGCACCACTTCTGGAACCCGCAGGCCATGCCGCCCACGCGCATCCTCAAGCCCTGGTGCGACCGCATCGCGGCCGAGTCGAACCAGCGCCTGAAGTGCCAGGTGTTCCCCGCGATGCAGCTCGGCGGCACACCGGCCCAACTGATCGACCAAGCCAAGGACGGTGTGGTCGACATCGTGTTCACGTTGCCCGGCTACACGGCCGGGCGCTTCCCGGTGATGGAGGTGTTCGAGCTGCCCTTCATGACCCACTCGGCCGAAGCAGGTGCCCGGGCCGCCTGGGACTTCCATGCGAAGTACGCCCAGAGAGAATTCGGCGGGCTGAAGCCGCTGCTGTTCAGCCTGCACGACGAAGGTTATCTGCACACGCGCGACAAGCCGGTCAAGACCCTGGCCGACCTGAAAGGCCTGAAGCTGCGCGCACCGACGCGCATGACCAACAAGCTGCTCGCCACCTTGGGTGCGACCCCGGTGGCGATGCCGCTGCCCGCCGTCGCCGAGGCGGTCAACAAGGGCGTGATCGACGGCTTCCTGCTGCCCTGGGAGGTCATGCCTTCGGTCAAGTTGCAGGAGATGGTGAAGTTCCATGCCGAAACCGATCCGGCCCGTCCGGCCTTGTACTCCGCCTTGTTCGTGCTGGCGATGAACGCCGCCAAATACCAGAGCCTGCCGCCCGACCTGAAGGCGGTGATCGACCGCAACAGCGGCGCTGGCCTGTCGGCCCAAGCCGGCAAGGCCTGGGACGAGAGCCAGGCGGTGGGGCGCCTGCCGGCCGTCGAGCGTGGCAACCGCTTGCACACGATCCCTGCGACAGAGATCGATCAGTGGATCGAGGCGTCGGCGCCGCTGTACGCCGAGTGGGTGGCCGGCATGAACAAGCTGGGTCTGCCGGGCCAGCAGATGCTGCAGGACGCGCGCGATCTGCTGGCGAAGTACAAGAAGTGA
- a CDS encoding TRAP transporter small permease, whose amino-acid sequence MHRTALVFALAGGGAACAVALLTTASIVGRVGWSAPIAGDVELTQFGTALCISLCLPWCQLRSANIIVDFFTARASSRVQRRLDALGALLLSVMMALLAWRTAAGAVAVREAHETSMILGLPMWAVYAVLAPGFALTVVVALRQAWAAWRGQTWPEVSA is encoded by the coding sequence ATGCACCGCACGGCCCTGGTGTTCGCACTCGCCGGTGGTGGGGCCGCTTGCGCGGTGGCCTTGCTCACCACGGCGAGCATCGTCGGGCGGGTGGGGTGGTCGGCGCCGATCGCCGGCGACGTCGAGCTGACGCAGTTCGGCACCGCGCTGTGCATCTCGTTGTGCCTGCCGTGGTGCCAGCTGCGTAGTGCCAACATCATCGTCGACTTCTTCACCGCGCGCGCCAGCTCACGGGTGCAACGGCGTCTCGACGCCCTCGGGGCGCTGCTGCTGTCGGTCATGATGGCCCTGCTCGCGTGGCGCACGGCGGCGGGTGCGGTCGCGGTGCGGGAGGCCCACGAGACCTCGATGATCCTCGGCCTGCCGATGTGGGCCGTCTATGCCGTGCTCGCACCTGGCTTCGCGCTCACCGTGGTGGTGGCGTTGCGGCAGGCGTGGGCGGCGTGGCGGGGGCAGACGTGGCCCGAGGTGAGCGCATGA
- a CDS encoding TRAP transporter large permease codes for MSGGAIGVVMLAAMLALMALRVPIAAAMFIPGAAGYWAMTSDLALLNMLKGSAVARLTVYDLSVIPLFLLMGQFATQGGLSRALFDAAAAWVGHIRGGLAMAAILAATAFGAVCGSSVATSATIAQVAYPEMKAHGYAGRLSTGVLATGGSLGILIPPSVPLVVYAILTEQNIAKLFAAALVPGLIAAFGYLGVIAVYCRVRPGLAPPSAPLPWAQRWRALVHVWPIAGVFAVVFGGIYGGWFTPTEGASIGAFATLGVGIARRELGWRGLRRAFLGTAETSAMVFMIFLGADMMNTALALTQMPAELAAWVAALPVAPLVIVACVLAFYVALGSVMDELSMVLLTIPVLFPAVMGLELWGLGPQDKAIWFGILVLTVVQIGLVAPPVGLNVYVVNSVCQDVPMGETYRGVLPFIASDLARVTLLLFVPALSLGLVGWWF; via the coding sequence ATGAGTGGCGGTGCGATCGGTGTTGTCATGTTGGCCGCCATGCTCGCCCTGATGGCGCTGCGCGTGCCGATCGCCGCGGCGATGTTCATCCCCGGTGCGGCGGGGTATTGGGCGATGACCAGCGACCTCGCGCTGCTCAACATGCTCAAAGGCTCCGCCGTCGCGCGGCTGACCGTGTACGACCTGTCGGTGATCCCGCTGTTTCTGCTGATGGGGCAGTTCGCCACTCAGGGCGGTCTGTCGCGCGCCTTGTTCGACGCGGCGGCGGCCTGGGTCGGCCACATCCGCGGCGGTCTGGCGATGGCGGCCATCCTCGCGGCCACCGCCTTCGGGGCCGTCTGCGGTTCGTCGGTGGCCACCTCGGCGACGATCGCGCAGGTGGCCTATCCCGAGATGAAGGCGCACGGTTATGCGGGCCGACTGTCCACGGGTGTGCTGGCCACCGGCGGGTCGCTGGGCATCCTGATTCCGCCGTCGGTGCCGCTGGTGGTGTATGCCATCCTGACCGAGCAGAACATCGCCAAGCTGTTCGCCGCGGCGCTGGTGCCCGGGCTGATCGCCGCGTTCGGCTACCTGGGCGTGATCGCGGTGTACTGCCGCGTACGCCCCGGGCTGGCGCCCCCGTCGGCACCGCTGCCGTGGGCGCAACGGTGGCGCGCGCTGGTCCACGTGTGGCCGATCGCCGGGGTGTTCGCCGTCGTGTTCGGCGGCATCTACGGTGGCTGGTTCACGCCCACCGAGGGTGCGTCGATCGGCGCCTTCGCGACCTTGGGTGTCGGCATCGCCCGGCGTGAGCTGGGCTGGCGAGGCCTGCGGCGGGCCTTCCTCGGTACCGCCGAAACGTCGGCGATGGTCTTCATGATCTTCCTCGGCGCCGACATGATGAACACCGCGCTGGCGCTGACGCAGATGCCGGCCGAACTGGCAGCCTGGGTGGCGGCGCTGCCGGTGGCGCCGCTCGTCATCGTGGCCTGCGTGCTGGCGTTCTACGTCGCGCTGGGCAGCGTGATGGACGAGCTGTCGATGGTGCTGCTGACCATCCCGGTGCTGTTTCCCGCCGTGATGGGGTTGGAGCTGTGGGGGCTCGGCCCGCAGGACAAGGCGATCTGGTTCGGCATCCTGGTGTTGACGGTGGTGCAGATCGGGTTGGTCGCGCCCCCGGTCGGGCTCAACGTCTATGTCGTCAACAGCGTCTGCCAGGACGTGCCGATGGGCGAGACCTACCGCGGTGTGCTGCCCTTCATCGCCAGCGACCTGGCGCGCGTGACGCTGCTGCTGTTCGTGCCCGCACTGAGCCTGGGCCTGGTCGGGTGGTGGTTCTGA
- a CDS encoding heavy-metal-associated domain-containing protein, translated as MNQSFQVSGMSCDHCVRVVTQALKQVDPEARVQVDLAQGKVEVDSTQSRDTLTRAIVDEGFRVAP; from the coding sequence ATGAACCAGAGCTTCCAGGTCAGCGGCATGAGCTGCGACCACTGCGTGCGGGTTGTCACGCAAGCCCTGAAACAGGTCGACCCCGAGGCCCGCGTCCAGGTCGATCTGGCGCAAGGTAAGGTCGAGGTCGACAGCACACAGTCGCGCGACACCTTGACACGGGCCATCGTCGACGAGGGTTTTCGCGTCGCGCCTTGA
- a CDS encoding Lrp/AsnC family transcriptional regulator, with protein sequence MTEMHLDALDRRILQVLQQDGRASNVDLSQRVHLSPPQCLRRVRALEERGVIRGYTAQVTRESLGYAVMAYVNLNIDREHFGRVRELEQVLRSFPEIIECHCVSGDHDYLMKVVARDLKSLSQFLTDRLMQVPGVDDVRSMICMEEIKPPAPLPVDV encoded by the coding sequence ATGACCGAAATGCATCTGGACGCGCTGGACCGCCGCATCCTGCAAGTGCTGCAGCAGGACGGCCGGGCCTCCAACGTCGACCTGTCGCAGCGGGTGCACCTGTCGCCGCCCCAGTGTTTACGGCGGGTGCGCGCGCTGGAGGAACGGGGTGTGATCCGCGGCTACACCGCGCAGGTCACCCGCGAGTCGCTCGGCTACGCGGTGATGGCCTACGTCAACCTCAACATCGACCGCGAGCACTTCGGCCGCGTGCGCGAGTTGGAGCAGGTGCTGCGCTCTTTCCCCGAGATCATCGAATGCCACTGCGTCTCGGGCGACCACGACTACCTGATGAAGGTGGTCGCGCGCGACCTCAAGTCGCTGTCGCAGTTCCTGACCGACCGGCTGATGCAGGTGCCCGGCGTGGACGACGTGCGCTCGATGATCTGCATGGAAGAGATCAAGCCGCCGGCGCCGTTGCCGGTGGATGTCTAG